One Faecalicatena sp. Marseille-Q4148 DNA window includes the following coding sequences:
- a CDS encoding aminopeptidase P N-terminal domain-containing protein encodes MQEIFRSRRETLLGQIEGPAMILIFSGKAPMRSLDESYPFSVDRNFYYLTGIERENMILVLKKDYAGKTTEELYIEPYDEYLAKWVGGRMRSSEAMEISGVQNIRYTDSFFEKMNGWLDASRGTGKIHVHLDLWRYKEGQADTEAHKFAAKLQREYPYVQIDDIVGALAAMRCVKSDIEIDKMKRAQETTRCAIEAMMKHAYPGVNECELEGAFDFALMKQGVKEHAFPSIVAGGVRATTLHYQDNNQEVKDGELVLIDLGSANEHYCADISRTFPVNGKFTERQKEIYNTVLEAQDLVIAGARPGLTFAELNQMVVEFYESKLDELGLRKDGKGVGDYYYHGVSHGLGLDTHDLDTAKEHVLRPGMVITVEPGLYIEEEAIGVRIENDILITEDGAIDLSSDILKTVEDIENFMRK; translated from the coding sequence ATGCAGGAGATTTTTAGAAGCCGCAGAGAGACTTTGTTAGGACAGATTGAAGGACCGGCAATGATACTTATTTTTTCGGGAAAGGCGCCAATGCGTTCTCTTGATGAGTCCTATCCATTTTCTGTAGACCGTAATTTTTACTATTTGACAGGAATCGAAAGAGAAAATATGATTCTTGTATTGAAAAAAGATTATGCGGGCAAGACAACCGAAGAATTATATATTGAACCGTATGATGAATATCTGGCAAAATGGGTAGGCGGACGCATGCGCAGCAGTGAAGCGATGGAAATCAGCGGTGTTCAGAATATCCGGTATACGGACAGTTTTTTTGAAAAGATGAATGGCTGGCTGGATGCATCCCGGGGTACAGGTAAGATCCATGTACATCTTGATCTTTGGAGATACAAAGAAGGACAGGCAGATACAGAGGCACACAAGTTTGCAGCTAAGCTTCAAAGAGAATATCCGTATGTTCAGATTGATGATATTGTAGGAGCGTTGGCAGCAATGCGCTGTGTAAAATCGGATATTGAAATCGATAAAATGAAACGTGCACAGGAAACAACAAGATGCGCGATTGAAGCAATGATGAAGCATGCTTATCCGGGTGTGAATGAGTGTGAACTGGAAGGTGCGTTTGATTTTGCGCTGATGAAACAGGGCGTTAAGGAACATGCATTTCCAAGTATTGTTGCCGGCGGCGTGAGAGCAACAACACTTCATTATCAGGACAATAATCAGGAAGTAAAAGATGGGGAACTTGTCCTGATCGATCTGGGAAGTGCGAATGAGCATTATTGTGCGGATATTTCCAGAACATTTCCGGTCAATGGTAAATTTACAGAGCGCCAGAAAGAAATCTACAATACCGTTCTCGAAGCTCAGGATCTCGTAATTGCAGGGGCAAGACCGGGACTGACATTTGCAGAGCTGAATCAAATGGTAGTAGAGTTTTACGAGAGTAAGCTTGACGAGCTTGGACTTCGCAAAGATGGAAAAGGAGTGGGAGACTATTATTACCATGGCGTCAGCCACGGACTTGGTCTTGATACACATGACCTTGATACAGCAAAAGAGCATGTACTTCGCCCGGGTATGGTAATTACAGTAGAACCGGGCCTGTACATCGAAGAGGAAGCCATTGGTGTAAGAATTGAAAATGATATTCTGATCACAGAAGACGGTGCAATTGATCTTTCGTCTGATATTTTAAAGACGGTGGAAGATATTGAGAACTTTATGAGAAAATAG
- a CDS encoding segregation/condensation protein A has translation MAIPVKLDVFEGPLDLLMHLIDKNKVDIYDIPIVEITNQYMEYIRAMQEQDLNVMSEFLLMAATLLDIKCRMLLPKEVNEEGEEEDPRQELVEQLLQYKMYKYMSYELKDRQLDSEKLMFKGPTIPDEVQEYQEPIDLDKLLEGLTLAKLNAIFTEIMRRKEDKMDPIRSKFGKIEREEVTLSDKLVYVEQYARFHRCFSFRELLSRQRSKMHVIVTFLAILELMKMGTILIEQDGTFADIIITSQII, from the coding sequence ATGGCAATACCAGTAAAGCTGGATGTATTTGAAGGTCCTTTGGATCTCCTAATGCATTTAATTGATAAAAATAAGGTAGATATTTATGATATTCCGATTGTAGAAATTACGAATCAGTATATGGAATATATACGGGCAATGCAGGAACAGGACTTGAATGTGATGAGTGAGTTTCTTCTGATGGCAGCAACGCTTTTGGATATTAAATGTCGTATGCTTTTGCCGAAAGAAGTAAATGAGGAAGGCGAAGAGGAAGATCCGAGACAGGAACTTGTGGAGCAGCTGCTGCAGTACAAGATGTATAAATATATGTCCTATGAATTAAAAGACCGACAGCTGGACAGTGAGAAATTAATGTTTAAAGGTCCTACGATTCCGGATGAGGTACAGGAATATCAGGAGCCGATTGATTTGGATAAACTTCTGGAAGGATTGACACTGGCAAAATTAAATGCAATTTTTACAGAAATTATGCGGCGCAAAGAAGATAAAATGGATCCGATCCGAAGTAAGTTTGGAAAAATTGAACGGGAAGAAGTGACGCTTTCAGACAAACTTGTATATGTAGAACAGTATGCAAGATTCCATAGATGTTTTAGTTTTCGAGAACTGCTAAGCCGTCAGCGTTCAAAGATGCATGTAATTGTTACATTTTTAGCGATTTTGGAATTGATGAAGATGGGAACGATTCTAATTGAACAGGATGGAACTTTTGCAGATATTATCATTACATCTCAGATTATATAG
- a CDS encoding helix-turn-helix transcriptional regulator, which yields MKDTEIIQHIEELRKERNWTLYKLSKESDIPYSTLNNLLRRTNIPSIPTLQKICNGFGISLADFFSDKTNHRQLNEQQLALLKDYEQLNAEEKRLVTAYISGLLRRP from the coding sequence ATGAAAGATACAGAAATTATTCAACATATAGAAGAATTACGCAAAGAGCGCAATTGGACACTTTACAAACTGTCCAAAGAATCAGATATTCCTTATTCAACACTGAACAATCTGCTTCGGCGCACAAATATTCCTTCCATTCCGACACTGCAGAAAATCTGCAACGGATTTGGTATTTCTCTTGCTGATTTCTTTTCAGACAAGACCAATCATCGTCAGTTAAACGAGCAGCAACTTGCACTTTTAAAAGATTATGAGCAGTTAAACGCAGAAGAAAAGCGTCTCGTTACTGCTTATATCAGCGGACTGCTGCGACGCCCTTAA
- a CDS encoding metallophosphoesterase, with protein MNILLIGIVVLGIGIALFFLESKRELKIFRVTDYTVSGEKLKGLTREYRAVFLSDLHNKVYGRDNRSLIEAIRQSQPDFILIGGDMLIGKKDIPFDAAVSLIRQLPEIAPVYYANGNHEQRMKEHPEIYGDAYTRYRELLAASGVHFLENESACMTFDGCRFRMSGFEPPMEGYQKFANPTDVEEILQEQFGSVSNERYEILLAHNPAMEVSYRSWGADLTLSGHLHGGIIRLPFIGGLITPQAKFFPKYSGEYSKEGNRVMIVSKGLGTHTVNIRFCNPAEVIVIHFNSIS; from the coding sequence ATGAATATACTGTTAATTGGAATCGTGGTACTTGGAATCGGAATTGCTTTATTTTTCTTGGAAAGTAAAAGAGAATTGAAGATATTTCGAGTGACAGATTATACGGTGAGCGGAGAAAAATTAAAAGGATTGACGAGAGAATACCGGGCAGTATTTCTGAGTGATCTCCATAATAAAGTATATGGAAGAGATAACCGGTCGCTTATCGAGGCAATTCGTCAAAGCCAGCCGGATTTCATACTGATTGGCGGGGATATGCTGATTGGGAAAAAGGATATTCCTTTTGATGCGGCTGTTTCTCTTATTCGGCAGCTTCCGGAGATTGCTCCGGTTTATTATGCCAATGGGAATCATGAACAGCGAATGAAGGAGCATCCTGAGATTTACGGAGATGCCTATACGCGTTACCGGGAGCTGCTTGCAGCTTCCGGAGTCCATTTCCTTGAAAATGAGTCGGCTTGTATGACATTTGACGGATGTCGATTCCGTATGAGTGGATTTGAGCCGCCAATGGAAGGCTATCAGAAATTTGCGAATCCGACAGATGTAGAAGAGATTTTGCAGGAGCAGTTCGGTTCTGTATCGAATGAAAGATATGAGATTCTGTTGGCGCACAATCCGGCAATGGAGGTTTCTTATCGAAGTTGGGGAGCGGATCTGACGCTGTCCGGACATTTGCACGGCGGGATTATCAGGCTTCCTTTTATTGGCGGTCTGATTACTCCGCAGGCAAAGTTCTTTCCGAAATATTCCGGTGAATATTCAAAAGAAGGGAATCGGGTGATGATTGTCAGTAAAGGGCTTGGTACCCATACGGTAAATATCCGTTTCTGCAATCCGGCGGAAGTAATCGTGATTCATTTCAACAGTATATCCTGA
- the scpB gene encoding SMC-Scp complex subunit ScpB, whose protein sequence is MKLTKLESAVEAILFAMGDSVALDKIAAAIGQTPDETRMILRHMMDYYEKENRGIHIIELEDSFQMCTKTDLYDYLIRIAKQPKKCVLTDVQLETLSIVAYKQPVTKLEIEKIRGVKSDHAINKLIEYNLICEVGRLDAPGHPHLFGTTEEFLRRFGVASLEELPNLNPEQVEEMKTEAEEEAEMKLDV, encoded by the coding sequence ATGAAACTCACAAAATTAGAGAGTGCGGTGGAAGCAATTCTATTTGCAATGGGGGATTCGGTTGCTCTTGATAAGATTGCTGCAGCAATCGGGCAGACGCCGGATGAAACGAGAATGATTCTGCGGCATATGATGGACTATTATGAAAAGGAAAATAGAGGGATTCACATTATTGAGTTGGAAGATTCTTTCCAGATGTGCACGAAGACGGATTTATATGACTATTTAATCCGGATCGCAAAACAGCCGAAGAAATGTGTGCTGACAGATGTTCAGTTGGAAACGCTTTCTATTGTGGCATATAAACAGCCGGTAACGAAGCTGGAGATTGAAAAAATCCGTGGTGTGAAATCAGACCACGCGATTAATAAATTAATTGAATATAACCTGATCTGTGAAGTGGGACGACTGGATGCGCCGGGACATCCGCATCTGTTTGGAACAACAGAAGAATTTTTGAGAAGATTTGGTGTTGCATCGCTAGAGGAGCTGCCAAATCTGAATCCGGAACAGGTGGAAGAAATGAAAACAGAAGCAGAGGAAGAAGCAGAGATGAAACTGGATGTATAG
- a CDS encoding 2-isopropylmalate synthase — MRNFEKYERMYFMPPEVSYDWVRKEYLEKPPVWCSVDLRDGNQALIEPMSLEEKLEFFELLVEIGFKEIEVGFPAASETEYTFLRALIERKMIPEDVTIQVLTQAREHIIRKTFEALEGAPHAVVHLYNSTSVAQREQVFRKNREEIKQIAVEGAKLLQTLADETDGNFTFEYSPESFSGTEMDYALEVCNAVLDIWKPTKEKPVIINIPTTVENAMPHVFACQVEYFTKYLAYREHVVLSLHPHNDRGCGVATAELGVLAGADRVEGTLFGNGERTGNVDIITLAMNLFSHGIDPGLDFSRMPRIVEAYERLTRMKVGMRQPYAGELVFTAFSGSHQDAIAKGMKWREEGHTDKWTVPYLPIDPHDVGRRYESDVIRINSQSGKGGVSYILKQNYGISLPEKMKEEVGYLVKDVSDKAHKELTPEWIYHIFEDHYINAKGVFYIEESHFRRENGILADAVIVHGTSKHTVTGSGNGRLDAISNAIKQYFGVSYELSFYEEHSLTKGSSSKAVAYVGVICNGKHYWGTGIDADIISASIEALTVAVNKIDQIKNSDGYKDERMIAIMNFIQENYLDVTLESLSEKFYLSKPYLSKYIKEKAGSTFGEIVKRVRMKKARTLLKSSTMTVESIAEAVGYQNVEHFNRLFKKAYNMTPIQFRNHG, encoded by the coding sequence ATGAGAAATTTTGAAAAATATGAACGGATGTATTTCATGCCGCCAGAAGTAAGTTATGATTGGGTCAGAAAAGAATATTTAGAAAAACCTCCGGTATGGTGCAGCGTAGACTTAAGAGATGGCAATCAGGCTTTGATCGAACCGATGAGTTTGGAAGAAAAACTGGAATTTTTTGAGCTTCTTGTCGAAATTGGATTTAAAGAGATTGAGGTAGGATTTCCGGCTGCTTCAGAGACGGAATATACATTTTTGCGTGCATTAATTGAACGCAAGATGATTCCGGAAGATGTGACGATCCAGGTGCTGACACAGGCAAGAGAACATATTATCCGTAAGACATTTGAAGCATTAGAGGGGGCGCCGCATGCGGTAGTGCACTTATATAATTCGACTTCTGTAGCGCAGCGCGAACAGGTCTTTCGGAAAAATCGGGAGGAGATTAAGCAAATCGCTGTAGAAGGCGCTAAACTGCTTCAAACATTGGCAGATGAAACGGATGGAAATTTCACATTTGAATACAGTCCGGAAAGTTTTTCGGGAACGGAAATGGATTATGCGTTGGAAGTGTGTAATGCAGTGCTTGATATCTGGAAGCCAACAAAAGAAAAACCGGTTATCATTAATATTCCAACAACGGTAGAAAATGCTATGCCGCATGTATTTGCCTGCCAGGTAGAATATTTTACAAAATATTTAGCATATCGGGAACATGTGGTACTGAGTCTTCATCCTCATAATGACAGAGGATGCGGTGTTGCTACAGCAGAACTTGGCGTATTGGCAGGGGCTGACCGTGTGGAAGGGACATTGTTTGGAAATGGCGAGCGGACTGGAAATGTAGATATTATCACGCTTGCTATGAATCTTTTTTCTCATGGGATTGATCCCGGGCTTGATTTTTCCAGAATGCCTCGCATTGTAGAAGCGTATGAGCGTCTTACAAGAATGAAGGTTGGGATGCGCCAGCCGTATGCGGGAGAACTTGTATTTACTGCGTTTTCAGGTTCCCATCAGGATGCCATTGCGAAAGGCATGAAGTGGCGTGAAGAAGGTCATACAGATAAATGGACAGTACCATATCTCCCAATCGATCCACATGATGTAGGGCGACGGTATGAGTCCGATGTGATTCGGATTAACAGTCAGTCCGGCAAAGGCGGCGTTAGCTATATTCTGAAGCAGAATTATGGCATTTCTCTTCCGGAAAAAATGAAAGAAGAAGTGGGATATCTTGTAAAAGATGTTTCAGATAAGGCGCACAAAGAATTAACGCCGGAATGGATTTATCATATTTTTGAAGATCATTATATCAATGCAAAAGGGGTATTTTATATTGAGGAATCCCATTTCCGCAGAGAGAACGGAATCCTTGCAGATGCAGTCATTGTGCATGGAACGAGTAAGCATACGGTTACAGGAAGCGGAAATGGACGACTGGATGCCATCAGCAATGCGATCAAACAGTATTTTGGCGTCAGCTATGAGCTGTCTTTCTATGAGGAACATTCACTTACAAAAGGCTCTTCTTCGAAGGCGGTTGCCTATGTGGGCGTCATCTGTAACGGAAAGCATTATTGGGGAACCGGAATCGATGCAGATATTATCAGCGCATCGATAGAGGCGCTGACGGTTGCTGTCAATAAGATCGATCAGATTAAAAATTCTGACGGGTATAAAGACGAGCGTATGATAGCAATTATGAATTTTATTCAGGAAAATTATCTGGATGTGACACTGGAAAGTCTGTCGGAGAAATTCTATCTTTCTAAGCCGTATCTTTCTAAATATATTAAAGAAAAAGCCGGAAGTACGTTCGGCGAGATCGTAAAACGTGTGCGTATGAAAAAGGCAAGAACATTGTTAAAGAGCAGCACCATGACCGTTGAGAGCATCGCAGAAGCAGTGGGATATCAGAATGTAGAGCATTTCAACAGACTCTTTAAAAAAGCGTATAATATGACGCCGATTCAGTTCCGGAATCATGGATAA
- a CDS encoding IS1634 family transposase — MNLHITKSKNAESFYICKSYTKANGSTTSAIVRKLGTLEQLLPEHGPTRDDVVAWAKNEVKIETEKYKKEKEAQTVLIPFHADRQLDYDKQVFFRGGYLFLQSIYYQLQMNKICRKLKQKYKFKYDINAILSDLIYARILEPCSKRSSYKVASEFLEKPSYELHDVYRALDVLGTECDLIQTEVYKNSHFLGKRNDKILYYDCSNYYFEIEQEDGKKKYGKSKEHRPNPIIQMGLFMDGDGIPLAFSLFPGNANEQTSLKPLEKKVLGDFGCQRFIYCSDAGLGSESIREYNHMGERAYIVTQSIKKLKKEEKEWALNLQGFKRVSDGTPVDITKLPEDDKGLYYKDEPYTTKTLHQRLIITYSPKYALYQKSIRDKQIERAQKMLDSGSTKKNRKNPNDPARFIGTMAITEEGEAADVKHYLDEIKIFEEAQYDGFYAVCTDLLDDEAGDILKVSEGRWQIEECFRIMKTDFSARPVYLQDENRIKAHFLICFLALTIYRFLEKKLDAKYTCEELLDILKEMNFAEIQEQGFIPLYKRERITDDLHDVCGFRTDYQFITKSKMRNIQKKSKGKE; from the coding sequence ATGAATCTTCACATAACAAAATCAAAAAATGCAGAGTCCTTTTATATCTGTAAATCTTATACAAAAGCAAATGGCAGCACTACTTCAGCTATCGTCCGCAAGCTGGGAACCTTAGAACAACTTTTGCCTGAACATGGTCCTACAAGAGATGATGTCGTTGCATGGGCGAAAAATGAAGTGAAAATAGAAACTGAAAAATATAAAAAGGAAAAAGAAGCACAGACAGTATTGATACCATTCCATGCGGATAGACAATTAGATTATGACAAGCAGGTCTTCTTCCGTGGTGGCTATCTGTTTCTCCAATCTATTTATTATCAACTACAAATGAATAAAATCTGCCGGAAATTGAAACAAAAATATAAATTCAAGTATGATATCAATGCAATCCTCTCGGATTTGATTTATGCAAGAATCTTAGAACCTTGCAGCAAACGTTCTTCTTACAAAGTTGCATCTGAATTCTTAGAAAAACCATCCTACGAACTTCATGATGTCTACCGGGCATTGGATGTACTTGGTACGGAATGTGATCTTATTCAGACGGAAGTTTATAAAAACTCCCACTTCCTTGGGAAAAGAAATGATAAGATCCTTTATTATGACTGCTCGAATTATTACTTTGAAATTGAACAAGAAGATGGAAAGAAAAAATACGGTAAAAGTAAAGAACACAGACCAAACCCAATCATCCAAATGGGATTGTTTATGGATGGAGATGGAATTCCTCTTGCTTTTTCTCTTTTTCCGGGAAATGCAAACGAGCAGACCTCTCTCAAACCGTTAGAAAAGAAAGTTCTTGGAGATTTTGGTTGTCAGAGATTTATTTATTGCAGCGATGCCGGGCTTGGCTCTGAATCAATCCGGGAATACAATCACATGGGAGAACGTGCTTATATCGTAACCCAGTCCATCAAAAAGCTGAAGAAAGAAGAAAAAGAATGGGCATTAAATTTACAGGGATTTAAAAGAGTATCCGATGGAACCCCTGTTGATATCACAAAACTACCCGAAGATGATAAAGGACTTTATTATAAAGACGAGCCCTACACCACAAAGACGCTGCATCAACGCCTGATCATTACCTATTCTCCTAAATATGCCCTTTATCAAAAATCTATTCGAGACAAACAGATTGAACGGGCACAAAAGATGCTGGATTCAGGGAGCACAAAAAAGAACCGCAAAAATCCAAATGATCCAGCACGTTTCATCGGAACTATGGCTATAACAGAAGAAGGCGAAGCTGCTGATGTAAAGCATTATCTAGATGAAATCAAGATTTTTGAAGAAGCCCAGTATGATGGATTTTACGCAGTATGCACAGATCTTTTAGATGACGAAGCTGGTGATATTTTAAAAGTAAGTGAAGGAAGATGGCAGATAGAAGAGTGTTTCCGGATTATGAAAACAGATTTTTCTGCAAGACCTGTCTATTTACAGGATGAAAACCGGATCAAAGCACATTTTCTAATCTGTTTTCTTGCATTGACCATATACCGCTTCCTTGAGAAAAAACTGGATGCTAAATATACATGTGAAGAATTATTAGATATTCTAAAAGAAATGAATTTCGCCGAAATACAGGAACAGGGATTCATTCCTTTATACAAACGAGAAAGAATTACGGATGATCTTCATGACGTCTGTGGTTTCCGAACAGATTATCAGTTCATAACAAAAAGCAAAATGAGAAATATTCAGAAAAAAAGTAAAGGGAAAGAATAA
- a CDS encoding D-alanyl-D-alanine carboxypeptidase — MKRILGWLISIVLLFGKTQTLYAALPENTFLCEETQEKTQERTEEEAEEQLVTGPELEARSAFLMEADGGQILFEKNSQEQLAPASVTKIMTLLLIFDALDSGKLHMEDSITTSEYAASMGGSQVFLEPGETQTADTMIKCISVASANDACVAMAEHISGSEEAFVAQMNERAKGLGMERTTFQNCNGLDAEGHVTTAKDIGIMSRELVTKYPEIEKYSTIWVDTITHTTKKGSSEFGLANTNKLIRQYKYATGLKTGSTNDAGFCLSATARKDGVELISVVMACPDAKTRVKDSVALLNYGFGICTRYEDKEGLTKKAEVKVIGGVQDKVSGEVTEQFAYTDTNGRNPAEMEKKVTLKKKMKAPVKKGETIGELVYVLNETEVGRIPIKARTAVGKLTYKKALLQTLRQTFTV; from the coding sequence ATGAAAAGAATATTGGGATGGCTGATCAGCATCGTACTTCTATTTGGAAAGACGCAGACGCTTTATGCTGCATTGCCGGAAAACACTTTTCTGTGTGAAGAAACACAGGAGAAGACGCAGGAAAGGACCGAGGAAGAAGCAGAGGAACAATTGGTGACGGGACCGGAACTGGAAGCGCGCTCGGCGTTTTTGATGGAAGCTGACGGAGGGCAGATTTTATTTGAAAAGAACAGTCAGGAACAACTGGCTCCGGCAAGTGTGACGAAGATTATGACACTTCTTTTGATTTTTGATGCGCTTGACAGCGGGAAACTACATATGGAAGATTCGATTACAACATCAGAATATGCGGCTTCCATGGGAGGTTCCCAGGTGTTTCTGGAACCGGGAGAAACTCAGACGGCAGACACTATGATTAAATGTATTTCTGTCGCCAGTGCAAATGACGCCTGCGTGGCTATGGCAGAACATATCAGTGGAAGTGAGGAGGCCTTTGTGGCACAGATGAATGAGCGGGCAAAAGGTCTTGGAATGGAGCGTACAACATTTCAGAACTGTAATGGTTTAGATGCAGAGGGACATGTGACGACAGCAAAGGACATTGGAATTATGTCAAGAGAACTGGTTACAAAATATCCGGAAATTGAAAAATATTCTACAATCTGGGTGGATACGATTACACATACGACGAAAAAAGGAAGTTCTGAATTCGGTCTTGCAAACACAAATAAACTGATTCGTCAGTACAAATATGCCACAGGACTGAAAACAGGATCTACAAATGATGCCGGTTTTTGTCTTTCGGCAACAGCGCGCAAGGATGGGGTAGAACTTATCAGTGTTGTAATGGCCTGTCCGGATGCAAAAACAAGGGTAAAAGATTCTGTTGCACTTTTGAATTATGGTTTTGGTATCTGCACAAGATATGAAGATAAAGAAGGTCTGACAAAAAAAGCAGAAGTAAAAGTGATAGGAGGCGTTCAGGATAAAGTTTCCGGTGAGGTAACAGAGCAATTTGCTTATACGGATACAAATGGACGCAATCCGGCAGAAATGGAAAAAAAGGTAACATTAAAAAAGAAAATGAAAGCGCCTGTGAAAAAAGGAGAAACCATCGGAGAGCTTGTGTATGTGCTGAATGAAACAGAGGTCGGAAGGATTCCGATAAAAGCCAGAACTGCCGTTGGGAAACTGACGTATAAAAAAGCGCTGCTGCAGACACTCCGTCAGACATTTACTGTGTAA
- a CDS encoding D-alanyl-D-alanine carboxypeptidase gives MKKIYWKSISWIIGLLLGLQIWILSGDGVDAAQTVPEELQNLHAQSAVLMDGDSGRVLFEKNGYEKRAMASTTKILTCILALEKGDLEQVVTVSKNAARQPKVHLGMQEGEKFFLKDLLYSLMLESHNDSAVAVAEAIAGSTEEFAVQMNEKAREIGCRNSHFITPNGLDASDEEGRHSATAEELAKIMRYCIKESEKRENFLEITGTQEKTFQNIEKTRSFSCVNHNALLQMEEGALTGKTGFTSEAGYCYVGAVKKGDRTLIVALLGCGWPSHKSWKWQDTKSLLRYGFGHYRYREIKTIPKIPAVEVAEGCKENSELFSKIFLHGTAEKPSFRMLLKDDEKISVKVKMNEQRKAPVCKGELIGTVLYTLDGKIVYQTSVLSNEEIHRRNFWWVFKNVIKIYLI, from the coding sequence ATGAAAAAAATATATTGGAAAAGTATTTCGTGGATCATTGGACTGTTGCTCGGTCTGCAAATATGGATTTTGTCTGGTGACGGGGTGGACGCAGCACAGACAGTACCGGAAGAACTTCAAAATCTGCATGCGCAGTCGGCCGTGTTAATGGATGGGGACAGCGGACGTGTTCTGTTTGAAAAAAATGGTTATGAGAAGCGGGCTATGGCAAGTACGACAAAGATCCTCACATGTATTCTGGCCTTAGAAAAAGGAGATTTGGAACAGGTTGTTACGGTTTCTAAAAATGCGGCAAGACAACCGAAAGTACATCTTGGTATGCAGGAGGGAGAGAAATTCTTTCTGAAAGATCTGCTTTATTCATTGATGCTGGAATCCCATAACGATTCGGCAGTGGCAGTAGCAGAAGCGATTGCAGGCTCTACAGAGGAATTTGCGGTACAAATGAACGAAAAGGCGAGAGAAATCGGCTGTAGAAACAGTCATTTCATTACACCGAACGGATTGGATGCATCGGATGAAGAAGGAAGGCACTCTGCAACGGCAGAAGAACTGGCAAAAATCATGCGGTACTGTATTAAGGAATCTGAGAAGCGGGAAAATTTTCTGGAAATTACCGGTACACAGGAGAAAACATTTCAGAATATAGAAAAAACAAGAAGTTTTTCCTGTGTCAATCATAATGCACTTTTACAAATGGAAGAAGGGGCTTTGACAGGGAAGACCGGCTTTACCTCTGAAGCAGGATATTGCTATGTAGGAGCAGTGAAAAAGGGCGACCGTACATTGATTGTAGCGCTTTTAGGATGCGGCTGGCCAAGTCACAAGAGCTGGAAATGGCAGGATACAAAGTCTTTGCTGCGTTACGGGTTTGGACATTATCGATATCGTGAAATAAAAACAATTCCCAAAATTCCAGCGGTAGAAGTAGCAGAGGGATGTAAAGAGAATTCAGAGTTGTTTTCTAAAATATTTTTACATGGTACGGCAGAGAAGCCGTCTTTTCGGATGCTGTTAAAAGACGATGAGAAAATATCTGTGAAGGTAAAAATGAACGAGCAGCGAAAAGCACCTGTTTGTAAGGGAGAGCTGATTGGAACGGTGTTGTATACATTGGACGGAAAAATTGTTTATCAGACTTCGGTTCTGTCAAATGAAGAAATTCACAGAAGAAATTTCTGGTGGGTATTCAAAAATGTGATAAAAATATATTTGATCTAA